The Microcystis panniformis FACHB-1757 region TCCATCTGGCGCTCTAATACCGGCTTCAGGCGCTCGTCCATGTCATCCCATGGGGGAATTTCGGCGTGACGGGGGGTGAGTTCGGCATTTTGGGGAATTACGCCCAGTTCTTTCTGTCGGGCAAAGGTGATCTCACGCTGGCGATCCCAACCGTGAGCGAATTGGCCTCGATACTTGTCGATCCACTCCTTCGGGACGTGGTGGGGGGCGTGGGTTGCGCCGGGGGCGAAGTAGGCAAAGAAAGGCTTATTGGGGGCGAGAGCTTTTTGTTGACTAATCCAAGCGATCGCTCGATCGGCCAGATCCTCGGTCAGGTGATAGCCTTCCTCCGGAGTTTTCGGCGGTTCGATCGGGGTTGTTCCCTCGTACAGTGCCGGCTCCCACTGGTTATTTTCGCCACCGATAAAGCCGTAGAAATACTCGAATCCACCCCCGCCAGAGGGCCAAGCGTCAAAGGGACCGATCGGGCTGGTTTGCCAAACCGGTACTTCGTGGCATTTACCGAACTGCGCCGTGGAATAGCCGTTTAGCTTCAGGGTTAAGGCAAGGGGGGCTTTGGTGTTGGGACGGACGGAACTCTGTCCAGGGGCGGAGGTGGCGGTTTCGGTGATGTTGCCCATGCCGACCGAGTGATGATTCCTTCCGGAGAGCAAAGCCGCACGACTGGGAGAACAGAGGGCAGTGGTATGAAAACGGGTGTATTTTAACCCAGCCGCCGCTAATCGCTCGAAAGTGGGCGTATTGCAGGGACCACCGAAGGCACTGGCGGCTCCAAAACCCACGTCATCGAGCAGCACGATCAGCACGTTGGGTGCGCCAGCCGGCGGTCGGATATCTCGAATCGGGGGATAGTGGGTGTCGGGATTCTTGGCGTCGTAGGTGGTTAGACCGAAGGGGGTCAAGTCGGGAATCGGTAGAATTTGGCGTTGGATCGGTTTGTCTTGGGTCATCTTGAGGGCTCCTTTTAAATTTGCGATCGAGAGTCTAAAATATGATCCTTGCCAAACTAAAAAGTCCAATAGCGGTTCTCCTGAAGGGTTTTGACGACGCCGGCTTTATCCTTGGTCATGATGCTGTCATAAATTGAGTGATTACCACCTTCTCTCAAAAGATAGAAACTGTTTTCTTCAAGGTAGCGAACTAAATCACGCCGTTTGACCGACATAATTAACCTCAACGGGGATTTGTTCGATCAGGCTGTTGCCTAGCGGAATCTCTTTATTCTGCTGTTGATAGGCTAAAACCATTTCCTGGGTAGCATCTCGCAACATCTGTCTGCATTCCTCCAGATATTTACCTTCGGTCACAACTTCTGTCCACTCAACGAGTTGCCCCATATAACCTGTATCAATTTTAGTGTATTTAGCCGTATAGCTCTGTATCATTTACTTGTCACCTTGAAAGCTTGAGACCTATTCATTATTTATTGCCGCAGGCACTGCGTTCTCGAAGAGGGGCGAAGCCTAGCAGACTGCACTATGATGACAGTAATACAATACCGCATTTTTAAAGTTTAATCAACAAGAGGACGGCGTTGCCGAAGGCACAGCGTTCTCGAAGAGGGGCGAAGCCTAGCAGACCGCACTACAAGATCGGTGTTTGTATTGATATACGGCGAAACTCATTTAATTCTTGTTGAGATAAGGGGAGACAGTCCGAATCTGCTTCAGCGGCTTTGTCAATTTCCTCCTCAGTCATTGCTTCGACTTTTTCCCAATCTGTCTTGCCATGACTAGCCTTTTGGGGATCAAGTTTAACTCTGGTAATATTGTCGTCGTTCATTTTTATTGGCTCTCCTTGCTGAAATAAGTACCTAGGCAAAATTATTTACACATGACGATCATTGCCCCGTAAGGGTTTTAGCTCGATCGGGCAGGTAATTAATTTTGCATGACTACTTAATACGATATCTGCCGTTTCTTTTGGTATAGACAACAAATAAAACTGGTTCTTCGTTACTTGGTATGGTTCGATAGGGGGGCATAAATCGACTAAATCCTTATCTGGCAAGAGACTTAATTGATTAGTTCGCTCTAGAAAAAAACAATTAACAAAAATCGCTAAATGCCTTTCTATATAAGGGTTCCATCCCTTATAACTCCCGTCCATTGCATAACACAAACCGAAGAGCCATAAAACTACTTGATTAACTATACCAATTACTTGAATTCTGGTTTCATCATAATCACGTTTATCTTCTCTTTCCAAACGGTTGGGATCTAGAAAAATATTTTTTGCATCCTCAAAATCAATCTTGTGCTTGATCAAGTTGGAAGCGGCTTTATTATTGTCCCATTCTATCTCCATTTTATCGAGATGTTATATCTAGTTAATAACATCTGGGGTTACACATGATAGGGTTATATTTAGATTTGTTAGGTTTCGTCACCTCAACCTACATATCGGCGTACTGCTACGCAGTGCCTTCGGCATCGCACTACAATTTTCCTGTACGCATTGTACAACAAATCTCGAACAAATAAGGTACGTTACATTTCATTAACGCACCCTACCAGAGCGGCGATCAGACTAAAAAATATCAAGCAAGGATTAATATTGAGTCAGAATTATTGGAAAAAACCTCAATCTGCTCTTTATATCTTGTGATT contains the following coding sequences:
- a CDS encoding addiction module toxin, HicA family → MSVKRRDLVRYLEENSFYLLREGGNHSIYDSIMTKDKAGVVKTLQENRYWTF
- a CDS encoding BrnT family toxin, yielding MEIEWDNNKAASNLIKHKIDFEDAKNIFLDPNRLEREDKRDYDETRIQVIGIVNQVVLWLFGLCYAMDGSYKGWNPYIERHLAIFVNCFFLERTNQLSLLPDKDLVDLCPPIEPYQVTKNQFYLLSIPKETADIVLSSHAKLITCPIELKPLRGNDRHV
- a CDS encoding type II toxin-antitoxin system HicB family antitoxin; its protein translation is MIQSYTAKYTKIDTGYMGQLVEWTEVVTEGKYLEECRQMLRDATQEMVLAYQQQNKEIPLGNSLIEQIPVEVNYVGQTA